In Deltaproteobacteria bacterium, the genomic window CGATGGAGCTATACCAGGGCAAACTGATGGTGTTGCACGCTGCCTACAAGATCGACCGCAAGGAAGATTTCCGCAGCGAGGTGTCGATGGCCAAGCACTTCGTCGCCAACATGCTCAACCGCGTCGTTGATCGCGCCATCCAGGTGCACGGCGCGTTGGGATACTCGCTCGATACGCCGCTGGCGCGCATGGCGCAGCATGCCCGCTGGGCGCGCTTCGCCGACGGCGCCGACGAAGTCCACCAGTGGCGTATCGCCCAACGCACCATCGACGCCTACAAGCGCGACCAATCGACGCGCGCAGCGACGGGAAATCTACCGCTGTGAGGGGCCGCGCTTTTCGCCTGCGGCCGTGGTTTCGCTCGGCTTCGACGCCCGCGAGAGCTGCGGCCGGCGGTCGAGCGGCGCATCGAGCGGCAAGCCCTGTTCTTGGCAATAGGCGGCAATGTGGGCCAGAAACTGCGGGCCGAGGTCGCGCTGCTTGCGCTCGCCGACACCGCGCACGTCCAGCAGCGCCGCCGGCGAGCTCGGCCGCACCCGCGCCAAGTCGCGCAGGGTGGCATCGCTGAAGACTACGTAAGCCGGCACGCCACGCTCCTCTGCCAGCGCCCGGCGCAGCGCGCGCAGGCTGTCGAACAGGCCGCGATCAACGCCTTCCCACGACTCCTCGTCGAAGCGAGTGCGGCTGACCGGTGTGGCCTTGGGTTGCAACAGCCGCACGCTGCGCTGCCCGCGCATCACCGCCCACGAGGCTTCGTTCAAACGCAAGACCGGACGCTCATCGCCGGCGCGTTCGAGCACGCCGGCATCGATCAGCTGATAGACGATGTTGGTCAGCGGCTTGCGTTTGGCATCTTTCAGCAGCCCGTAAGTGCTGACGCGCTCGTGTTGCCAGCGCCGGATGCGTTCAGTGTCGGCGCCGAGCAGCACATCGACGATGTGTTCGACGCCGAAGCGCTCGCCGGTGCGGGCGACGCACGAGAGGATCTTCTGCGCGGTCACGGTGCCGTCAGTGACGCCTTCGAGTTCGCCGAGGCAGACGTCGCACGCGCCGCAGTCCGCCCGCTCGTACGACTGGCCGAAGTACTCCGAGAGCAGGCGGTGGCGGCAGAGCGCCCCGCTGCAGTACCGCCGCATGTGTCCCAGCAGTGCTTGGGCAGCGGTGATCACGTCGGCCGGGGCGTTGGCCTCGGCCGCGCTCTTCTCGATCAGCGACTGCCAGCGGATGGCATCGGCGGCCGAGTAGAAGAGCACGCACTCGGCCTCGAGGCCGTCGCGCCCGGCACGGCCGGTTTCCTGCTGGTAGTGTTCGAGCGACTTGGGCATGGCCGCGTGGATGACGCAGCGCACGTCGCTGCGGTCGATGCCCATGCCGAAGGCGACCGTGGCCGCGACCACGTCGAGTTGTTCGGCAGCGAACCGGTCTTGGGTCTGGCGGCGCTCATCGGGCAGCATGCCGGCGTGGTAATGCGCGGCGCGCACGCCGTTGCGGCCCAGCCAATCGGCCATCGCCTCGGTGTCTTTGCGGCTGATGCAGTAGACGATCCCGGCCTGCCCGGCGTGCCGGCGCACAGCTGCCAGCACTTGGCTGTAAGGATCGACGCGCGGCACCACCCGGTACACCAAGTTGGGGCGGTCGAAGGTGCCGACGAGCACGGCCGGGTCTTTGAGCCGCAGCTGTTCGACGATGTCGGCGCGCACCCGTTCGGTGGCGGTAGCGGTGTAGGCGTGGATGCTGGCCTGAGGAAAGCGCGTCTTCAACTCGGCGAGCTGGCGGTACTCGGGGCGGAAGTCATGGCCCCAATGGCTGATGCAATGCGCTTCATCGATGGCGAAGGCCCGCACCTGAGAACGCGTCATCAGTTGCAGAAAGCGCGCCGTCAACAGCCGCTCGGGCGCGACGAACACCAGCCGGTACTTGCCGGCGTTCAGGCCCTGCTCCACCGCGTGCAGGTCCTCGGCCGGCATGCCGCTGTGAAGTGCCGCCGCCGGGTAGCCGCATTGGCGCAAACCGTCGACCTGATCCTTCATCAGCGCGATCAGCGGCGAGACCACGATGTCCGTACGCTGGGCCAGTTCCGGCGGCACTTGGTAGCACAGCGACTTGCCGCCGCCGGTGGGCATCACCACCAGCGAGTCGCGTTGTTCAACGCCGGCGCGGATCGCTTGCTCTTGTAGCGGGCGCAAACCGGTGAAGCCCCAGTAGCGCCTTACGGTTGCCAGGATCTGAGCCGCTGGCCCTGTCGCCGATTGACTCATCGAATCCGCTCCGGTGCAAGGACCCACAACAGTCCACAAAGCGGCCGAGGAATCAATGAGGGAGCAGCTCCGTTGTAAAACCATCTTCTCCCCTGCCCCGCGGTCTCGTACCGGACGCCTTCGGGCGCCAGCGCGCAGCGAGCGCCGTCGCTTCTAGCGAGGCGGAGGTTTTCTGGGGCGAGCGTGCTCGCGATCGCTCAGGATCCTTGGGTAGTCGGCGTTGTTCCTAATGCTGCGTCGCGTTTCTCAACGAGCTAGTGCAGCAGCGTCTCGGTGCCGAGCCCTTGGTTGGCGCTGCCCGCCAGCCGCTGCATGCGGCGGATGATCTTGTTCGCTTCCGCGATCAAGGCGCGGCGCAGGCCGGCTTTGTCGGTGCGGCCGAGCCAATCGCGCAGCGCCTGCAAGTCGCGCTCGAGTTCGCCCATGCGGACCAGGTGCTGGTGTCGCGATTGGTCGCGCCGGGCGTGTGCGATCGCCATGCGCCAGTGCGCCAGCTGCTCGTCGATAGCGTTGAGCGACAGCTCGAATAGCTCACCACTGTCGTGCGCCGGCGGATCCGCTGGGCGGCGGGGCATACTCGGGCGGGCTACCGGCCGGGCCGGCACCTGCTTTCCAAAACCGTACTTGCGCATCACGCCGACGACCACGCCGCGGATGCAGATGTCGTCGCCCCGGATCACCAACGGCAGCAGCTCGGGGTTGGCGGGCTGCAAGCGGATGGCGCCGTCGGCCTCGCGGTAGAACTTCTTCACCGTAACGCAGCCGTCGATCTCGGCGACTACCGTCTGTCCGCTCTCGGCCTGGGCGCAGGGCTGGACCACGAGGAAATCGCCGTCGTGGATGCCCTCGTCGATCATCGAGTTGCCGCGCACGCGCAGCGCGAACACCTTGCGCCCGCCCCACAGTGCCGCCGGCACACTGAGGGTGTCGTCGATGACGAAGGCGCGGTACGGCTCCCCGGCCGCGACCACCCCGAGCAACGGAATCTCGATCGTGTCGCCGATCAACCCCGCATGCACCTCGAACGCTGCCTCCATGCTCGCCTCCTGTCTTTTGACGGTGGCAACATATGCGAAAATTAGGCGAAGATCAACCATTGCGGCCAACACCCGTGCAGCCCCCGAACAGCTGCGGCAGCAATTCGGGTGGCGATGTGCAATAAGCAACCAGCGGAGTGCGCATGGCTTGGTCAAGAGAGAAAGCCCTCGGCTGTATTCGCGAGGTGGGGTTGATTCCTATCATCCGCGCCGCCGCGGCCGCGGAGGCCGCGCGGGCCGCCGAAGCGATCGTGAGCGCTGGCGTCGGCATCGTCGAGATCACCGTCAATACCCCGGGCGCGATCACGGTGATCGAGCAGCTCGCCCGACGCCACGGCGATGCACTGTTGCTCGGCGCCGGCACGGTGCTCGACGCCGGCGTGTGTCAGGCCGCGATTACGGCCGGGGCCGAATTCATCGTCAGCCCGACGATCGAGCTGCCAGTCATCGACGCCGCGCGCCGCGCCGGCAAAGTGTGCATTCCCGGCGCCTTGACGCCGAATGAGGTGCTGGCCGCCTGGCGTGCCGGAGCGGACTTGGTGAAGGTCTTTCCCTGCGGGCCCGCCGGCGGAGCCAAGTACGTCAAGGCGTTGAAGGGACCCCTGCCGCACATTGAATTGGTCGTGACCGGCGACCTCGCAGCGGACACGATTCCCGACCTCATCCGCGCCGGCGTCACCGCCATCGGTCTTGGCAGCGAGCTGTTCGACTGGCAGGCGCTGCGCGAGGGCAGGCTGGAGGAGGTCAGCGCCAGGGCGGGCGCGCTGGTGGAGATGATCCGCGCCGCCAGACAGCCGCGCGTCTAGCCCACCT contains:
- the recQ gene encoding DNA helicase RecQ, producing MSQSATGPAAQILATVRRYWGFTGLRPLQEQAIRAGVEQRDSLVVMPTGGGKSLCYQVPPELAQRTDIVVSPLIALMKDQVDGLRQCGYPAAALHSGMPAEDLHAVEQGLNAGKYRLVFVAPERLLTARFLQLMTRSQVRAFAIDEAHCISHWGHDFRPEYRQLAELKTRFPQASIHAYTATATERVRADIVEQLRLKDPAVLVGTFDRPNLVYRVVPRVDPYSQVLAAVRRHAGQAGIVYCISRKDTEAMADWLGRNGVRAAHYHAGMLPDERRQTQDRFAAEQLDVVAATVAFGMGIDRSDVRCVIHAAMPKSLEHYQQETGRAGRDGLEAECVLFYSAADAIRWQSLIEKSAAEANAPADVITAAQALLGHMRRYCSGALCRHRLLSEYFGQSYERADCGACDVCLGELEGVTDGTVTAQKILSCVARTGERFGVEHIVDVLLGADTERIRRWQHERVSTYGLLKDAKRKPLTNIVYQLIDAGVLERAGDERPVLRLNEASWAVMRGQRSVRLLQPKATPVSRTRFDEESWEGVDRGLFDSLRALRRALAEERGVPAYVVFSDATLRDLARVRPSSPAALLDVRGVGERKQRDLGPQFLAHIAAYCQEQGLPLDAPLDRRPQLSRASKPSETTAAGEKRGPSQR
- the lexA gene encoding repressor LexA; amino-acid sequence: MEAAFEVHAGLIGDTIEIPLLGVVAAGEPYRAFVIDDTLSVPAALWGGRKVFALRVRGNSMIDEGIHDGDFLVVQPCAQAESGQTVVAEIDGCVTVKKFYREADGAIRLQPANPELLPLVIRGDDICIRGVVVGVMRKYGFGKQVPARPVARPSMPRRPADPPAHDSGELFELSLNAIDEQLAHWRMAIAHARRDQSRHQHLVRMGELERDLQALRDWLGRTDKAGLRRALIAEANKIIRRMQRLAGSANQGLGTETLLH
- a CDS encoding bifunctional 4-hydroxy-2-oxoglutarate aldolase/2-dehydro-3-deoxy-phosphogluconate aldolase, which produces MAWSREKALGCIREVGLIPIIRAAAAAEAARAAEAIVSAGVGIVEITVNTPGAITVIEQLARRHGDALLLGAGTVLDAGVCQAAITAGAEFIVSPTIELPVIDAARRAGKVCIPGALTPNEVLAAWRAGADLVKVFPCGPAGGAKYVKALKGPLPHIELVVTGDLAADTIPDLIRAGVTAIGLGSELFDWQALREGRLEEVSARAGALVEMIRAARQPRV